The stretch of DNA TCTTCCTGCAAAACGGTTCATGCCGTCAGTCGCGTTATTTAGCGAATCGCAGTCGCGTATTATCGTATCTGTGGCTGAGAAGAACCTGACCCGATTAGAAAAGATTATGCTACAATATCACGTTCCGATGACAGTGCTCGGATTAGTTGGCGGAAAGCAATTACATATCGGATTGAACGAACGCGGGCGAGGACGGCGCGACCATCTGATTGATATTCCAATTTCAGAATTGCATAAAGCATACTATAGCGCAATACAACTATAGAGTAATATTCAATATGAGCATTCTTTGCGCTTAGATTTTTATAATAAGGAATAAAAAAATGTCGTATTCTATAAAAGAATCCTGTGGTGTTTTCGGAATAGCCGGGTATCCGGAAGCAGCGAAAATAACCTATCTCGGTCTGTACGCTTTGCAGCATCGTGGGCAGGAAAGTGCAGGTATCGTTGCGCGGTATGACGAAGTATTTTCGAGTCATATCGCGATGGGATTGGTTTCAGAAATTTATAATGAACAGATACTGAATGCATTGAAAGGAACCACCGCTATCGGTCATGTTCGGTATTCAACCACCGGACATAGTCATATTCGGAACGCGCAACCGATACGGGTTACAACCTATCGCGGAGAATTAGCATTAGCGCATAATGGCAATTTGGTTAACAGCGAAATGCTCCGCACGCAGTTAGAAACTGAAGGGTCGATTTTTACCGGAACAACTGATACAGAAGTTATCGTTCACCTTATCGCGAAATCGAAAAAGGAAACGTTAGAAGAACAACTGGTTGATGCGCTGCAGCAGGTTCGTGGTGCTTATTCGCTGTTAGTGTTGAGCAAAGATAAACTGATTGGGGTGCGAGACCCGCTCGGATTCCGTCCGTTAAGTCTCGGCAAACTCGGCGATGCCTGGCTTTTAGCATCGGAAACCTGCGCGTTTGATATTATCGATGCGCAATATATTCGCGAAGTTGAACCCGGAGAAATGGTTATCATCGAAAACGATTTATCGCTTCGTTCCGTGTATCTTCCGAAAACAACGGCACAAAATGGAAAACATATTCAGCAATGTATTTTCGAATTCATTTATTTTGCGCGACCGGATAGTATCGTATTTAACAAGAAAGTGTTTAATATCCGGAAAGCGTTCGGGCGGCAGTTAGCGAAAGAACATCCGGCGGATGCGGATATTGTTATCCCAGTTCCGGATTCAGCGAATTTGCATGCGCTCGGATATTCCGCTGAATCGGGGATACCGTTTGAACTCGGGTTAATTCGGAACCATTATGTCGGCAGAACGTTTATAGAACCGACACAAAGTATTCGCGATTTCGGGGTTAAAATCAAACATAACCCGGTACGAGATGTGCTTGAAGGGAAACGAGTAGTGGTGGTTGAAGATTCGATTGTCCGTGGAACAACCTGCCGGAAAATTGTTAAAATGTTGCGGAACGGTGGTGCGAAAGAAGTCCATCTCCGAATAGCGAGTCCGCCGTATCGTTATCCTTGCTATTATGGTATCGATACGCCAACACGAAATGAATTGATTGCGGCAACGCA from bacterium encodes:
- the purF gene encoding amidophosphoribosyltransferase; this encodes MSYSIKESCGVFGIAGYPEAAKITYLGLYALQHRGQESAGIVARYDEVFSSHIAMGLVSEIYNEQILNALKGTTAIGHVRYSTTGHSHIRNAQPIRVTTYRGELALAHNGNLVNSEMLRTQLETEGSIFTGTTDTEVIVHLIAKSKKETLEEQLVDALQQVRGAYSLLVLSKDKLIGVRDPLGFRPLSLGKLGDAWLLASETCAFDIIDAQYIREVEPGEMVIIENDLSLRSVYLPKTTAQNGKHIQQCIFEFIYFARPDSIVFNKKVFNIRKAFGRQLAKEHPADADIVIPVPDSANLHALGYSAESGIPFELGLIRNHYVGRTFIEPTQSIRDFGVKIKHNPVRDVLEGKRVVVVEDSIVRGTTCRKIVKMLRNGGAKEVHLRIASPPYRYPCYYGIDTPTRNELIAATHTLDEIKKYLRVDSLGYLSIDGLLKVMGEEAPEFCVACFRGDYPVKF